A genomic window from Micromonospora sp. WMMA1947 includes:
- a CDS encoding 2-phosphosulfolactate phosphatase: MAVFTQPGAGARFDWGLTGAAELGRVCAALVVVDVLSFTTAVEVAVSRGMRVHPFPWGEQAADYARRVGAVAAVGRRKTTAEHPWSLSPAALRTAPVVADLVLPSPNGSAISAAASATGVPVVAACLRNAPAVGRWLRAEGYGSKDAPVGVVAAGERWPDGSLRPCVEDQLGAACVLDALAGVPGGLSVEAAMALAALASTPDVPAAVRGCVSGRELVEGGFAEDVAVATEVGVSDVVPVLRQGYFAPA; encoded by the coding sequence TTGGCCGTCTTCACCCAACCCGGCGCCGGTGCCCGGTTCGACTGGGGGCTGACCGGGGCGGCGGAACTCGGCCGGGTCTGCGCCGCCCTGGTGGTGGTGGACGTGCTGTCGTTCACCACCGCCGTGGAGGTGGCGGTGAGCCGCGGCATGCGGGTGCACCCGTTCCCGTGGGGTGAGCAGGCCGCCGACTACGCCCGCCGGGTGGGGGCCGTGGCCGCAGTGGGCCGCCGGAAGACGACCGCGGAGCATCCGTGGTCGCTCTCCCCGGCGGCGTTGCGGACCGCGCCGGTCGTCGCCGACCTGGTGCTTCCCTCTCCGAACGGTTCGGCGATCAGCGCCGCCGCGAGCGCCACCGGCGTGCCGGTGGTCGCGGCGTGCCTGCGTAACGCACCCGCCGTCGGGCGCTGGCTGCGCGCCGAGGGGTACGGCTCGAAGGACGCCCCGGTGGGTGTGGTGGCGGCCGGTGAGCGCTGGCCCGACGGGTCACTGCGGCCGTGCGTGGAGGACCAGCTCGGGGCGGCCTGCGTGCTCGACGCGCTGGCCGGGGTGCCCGGCGGGCTGTCGGTGGAGGCCGCGATGGCGCTCGCCGCGCTGGCGAGCACGCCGGACGTGCCGGCGGCGGTCCGGGGATGTGTCTCCGGGCGGGAACTCGTCGAGGGCGGCTTCGCCGAGGACGTCGCGGTCGCGACCGAGGTGGGCGTCTCCGACGTGGTGCCGGTGCTCCGCCAGGGCTACTTCGCCCCCGCCTGA
- the purQ gene encoding phosphoribosylformylglycinamidine synthase subunit PurQ, producing MTARVGVVTFPGSLDDGDAARAVRIAGAEAVRLWHGDPDLHGVDAVVLPGGFSYGDYLRCGAIARFAPVMETIVQAARGGLPVLGICNGFQILCEAHLLPGALTRNQHLHFRNRDQVLRIESTGTAWTNAFQPGQEVLIPVKNGEGCYVADPATLDRLEGEGRVVARYVGGNPNGSQRDIAAITNEAGNVVGIMPHPEHAVEALTGPSLDGLGFFTSVLKHLVGAPA from the coding sequence GTGACCGCCCGGGTCGGTGTGGTCACCTTCCCCGGCTCGCTCGACGACGGGGACGCGGCCCGGGCCGTACGGATCGCCGGCGCCGAGGCGGTCCGGCTCTGGCACGGCGACCCGGACCTGCACGGGGTGGACGCGGTCGTCCTGCCCGGCGGCTTCTCCTACGGCGACTACCTGCGCTGCGGCGCCATCGCCCGGTTCGCCCCGGTGATGGAGACGATCGTCCAGGCCGCGCGCGGTGGCCTGCCGGTCCTCGGCATCTGCAACGGCTTCCAGATCCTCTGCGAGGCGCACCTGCTGCCCGGCGCGCTCACCCGCAACCAGCACCTGCACTTCCGCAACCGGGACCAGGTCCTGCGGATCGAGAGCACCGGCACCGCCTGGACGAACGCGTTCCAGCCGGGCCAGGAGGTGCTCATCCCGGTCAAGAACGGCGAGGGTTGCTACGTCGCCGACCCCGCGACGCTCGATCGGCTGGAGGGCGAGGGCCGCGTCGTCGCCCGCTACGTCGGCGGCAACCCCAACGGATCGCAGCGCGACATCGCGGCGATCACCAACGAGGCCGGCAACGTCGTCGGCATCATGCCGCACCCCGAGCACGCGGTGGAGGCGCTCACCGGCCCCTCCCTGGACGGCCTCGGCTTCTTCACCTCGGTGCTCAAGCATCTGGTGGGAGCGCCGGCGTGA
- a CDS encoding sterol carrier family protein yields MSSPHAYSEAVLAALAALDEGRTPERPVLREAVRTLLAALADRAPGRSVEVRVPPYGAVQCVSGPRHTRGTPPNVVEMDPATWLAVATGRQGWAETVTEGRIRVSGNRADLSPYLPI; encoded by the coding sequence GTGTCCTCTCCGCACGCTTATTCCGAAGCGGTACTCGCCGCGCTGGCGGCGCTGGACGAGGGGCGTACGCCCGAACGGCCGGTGCTCCGGGAGGCGGTCCGGACCCTCTTGGCTGCCCTCGCGGATCGCGCCCCCGGCCGATCGGTGGAGGTGCGCGTCCCACCCTACGGTGCGGTCCAGTGCGTGAGTGGTCCACGACACACCCGCGGTACGCCGCCGAACGTGGTCGAGATGGATCCGGCGACCTGGCTGGCGGTTGCCACCGGGCGACAGGGGTGGGCGGAAACGGTCACGGAGGGTCGCATCCGGGTTTCCGGAAACCGGGCTGACCTCTCCCCGTACCTCCCGATTTAG
- the purF gene encoding amidophosphoribosyltransferase → MPRGDGRLSHDLDPQRPGPQDACGVFGVWAPGEEVANLTYFGLYALQHRGQEAAGIAVSDGSGVVVYKDLGLVAQVFDEPTLASLRGHVAIGHARYSTTGGSTWENAQPTIRATSAGTTIALAHNGNLVNTAELQREAAVRGLDSDGSTNDTSLVTMLLASRPDLSVEAAALEVLPQLRGAFSFVFMDESTLYAARDAHGVRPLVLGRLERGWVVASETAALDIVGASVVREVEPGELIAIDENGLRSSRFASPEPKGCLFEYVYIARPDATIAGRNVHAARVQIGRQLAKEHPVEADLVIPVPESGTPAAIGYAEESGITYGQGLMKNPYVGRTFIQPSQTLRALGVRLKLNPLRQNVRGKRLVVVDDSIVRGTTQRAIVRLLREAGALEVHVRISSPPVSWPCFYGIDFATRAELLANGLDNEGIRRSIGADSLGYVSLPGLIAATEQPKSRLCRACFDGEYPIELPAGNLIGKHVLEGVGRRVAAEATGPTGPLVATPTHHP, encoded by the coding sequence GTGCCCCGAGGCGATGGCCGGCTGAGCCACGACCTTGACCCCCAGCGACCCGGCCCACAGGACGCGTGCGGCGTCTTCGGCGTCTGGGCGCCGGGTGAAGAGGTCGCCAACCTCACCTACTTCGGGCTCTACGCCCTCCAGCACCGGGGTCAGGAGGCCGCGGGCATCGCGGTCAGCGACGGTTCCGGTGTCGTGGTCTACAAGGACCTCGGCCTGGTCGCCCAGGTGTTCGACGAGCCGACGCTGGCGAGCCTGCGCGGGCACGTCGCGATCGGGCACGCGCGCTACTCCACCACCGGCGGCTCGACCTGGGAGAACGCCCAGCCGACCATCCGGGCCACGAGTGCCGGCACCACTATCGCGCTGGCGCACAACGGCAACCTGGTCAACACCGCCGAGTTGCAGCGCGAGGCCGCCGTGCGCGGGCTCGACTCCGACGGCTCGACGAACGACACCTCGCTGGTGACCATGCTGCTGGCGAGCCGGCCCGACCTGTCGGTCGAGGCGGCCGCGCTCGAGGTGCTGCCGCAGCTGCGCGGCGCGTTCAGCTTCGTCTTCATGGACGAGTCGACGCTCTACGCGGCGCGTGACGCGCACGGCGTACGCCCGTTGGTGCTCGGCCGGCTCGAACGCGGCTGGGTGGTGGCGAGCGAGACCGCCGCGCTGGACATCGTCGGCGCGAGCGTGGTCCGCGAGGTCGAGCCGGGCGAGCTGATCGCCATCGACGAGAACGGGCTGCGGTCCAGCCGGTTCGCCTCGCCCGAGCCCAAGGGCTGTCTCTTCGAGTACGTGTACATCGCCCGGCCGGACGCCACCATCGCCGGCCGCAACGTGCACGCCGCGCGGGTGCAGATCGGCCGCCAGCTCGCCAAGGAGCACCCGGTCGAGGCCGACCTGGTGATCCCGGTGCCGGAGTCCGGCACGCCGGCCGCGATCGGCTACGCCGAGGAATCCGGCATCACGTACGGCCAGGGCCTGATGAAGAACCCGTACGTCGGGCGCACGTTCATCCAGCCCTCGCAGACGCTGCGCGCGCTCGGCGTCCGGCTGAAGCTGAACCCGCTGCGGCAGAACGTCCGCGGCAAGCGCCTGGTCGTGGTGGACGACTCGATCGTGCGGGGCACCACCCAGCGGGCGATCGTCCGGCTGCTGCGCGAGGCGGGCGCCCTGGAGGTCCACGTCCGGATCTCCTCGCCGCCGGTGAGCTGGCCCTGCTTCTACGGCATCGACTTCGCCACCCGCGCCGAGTTGCTCGCGAACGGGCTGGACAACGAGGGCATCCGGCGGTCCATCGGCGCCGACTCGCTCGGTTACGTATCGCTGCCCGGTCTCATCGCCGCGACCGAGCAGCCGAAGAGCCGGCTCTGCCGGGCGTGCTTCGATGGGGAGTACCCGATCGAACTGCCGGCCGGGAACCTGATCGGCAAGCACGTGCTCGAAGGAGTGGGACGCCGGGTCGCCGCCGAGGCGACCGGGCCGACCGGTCCGCTCGTCGCCACACCGACCCATCACCCGTAG
- the purS gene encoding phosphoribosylformylglycinamidine synthase subunit PurS: MPRVVVDVMLKPEILDPQGQAVANALPRLGVSDVASVRIGRRIEIEFTGEPDLDRAREIADKLLANPVIEDFTVRVVTADETAGAQS, encoded by the coding sequence GTGCCTCGCGTCGTAGTCGACGTCATGCTCAAGCCCGAGATCCTCGATCCGCAGGGCCAGGCCGTCGCAAACGCGCTGCCTCGCCTCGGCGTCAGTGACGTCGCCTCGGTTCGGATCGGCAGGCGGATCGAGATCGAGTTCACCGGCGAACCGGACCTGGACCGGGCCCGGGAGATCGCCGACAAGCTGCTGGCCAACCCGGTCATCGAGGACTTCACCGTCCGCGTGGTCACCGCCGACGAGACCGCGGGCGCGCAGTCGTGA
- a CDS encoding carboxypeptidase-like regulatory domain-containing protein produces the protein MSTHRRAWKQRAGVVVALVFGALLTVPAAPAFAANVSVSPGSITVNAGSDATVSVQVTPGDGDESAEIGLTGLPSGVSCASGCGQINFPPGNNRPRTQLLTIRASDNAQDANASVTVQVRPSNSDPATGNFQLAVKGKVEAPQQPQTVKTVSGKVVNADGDPIEGALVMLRDSAGKERRTNTSGNGNFSFSGSDSNPIAPGRIDLGASTDGASPVARSINANAGQSVTGVRLSIQLRASASPSATPSASESAPPSEEPLDEEATDTPSAEAPAAQQPAANEDSGGFGSWLLILLGGLFVAVGVGTIVLLYMRRKNEGDDDGDGPGGPTGPGGPGGAAAAGAIPAARGAYHGTDDQTRVVNGMGAGPSATMVGGPSISDAPTMLQRPVVDDVPPDPYGAPPGPSYGVGGGQGGYGYGDDAPGQGGYGGAGGYGNAPSSGGGYGNGPSSGAGYGSPDYAAGAGAAGAAGYAAQGGGYGNERFDEPTGRYTGDSTQYAPAADPYPTSTYQPEQERGYDQAGSAPYGRGAEQGDGYGAAGGYGGAASGGYDNGATGGYDNGGQRGGYGEPTGAYGNAAGGGYGDNPTGGYGDAPAYGGGRTAGGGYGDAPASGYDNAPAGGYGDAPAGGYDGGRAAGGGYGDAPAGGYDNPGGYDSRSQGGYDSNATGGYDNGRQQGGYGDAPAGGYGNAGGGYDGGHQSGGYGQQGGGYGDGYGQAPQGGYGQQGGYGQEPPQQRGGGYDNGYPNDPAQAGRARPDGQADRGGRRLDWLDD, from the coding sequence GTGTCAACACACCGACGTGCCTGGAAGCAGCGGGCCGGTGTGGTCGTAGCGCTGGTCTTCGGCGCCCTGCTCACCGTCCCCGCAGCTCCCGCCTTCGCCGCCAACGTCAGCGTCTCCCCGGGATCGATTACGGTCAACGCCGGTAGCGACGCGACCGTGAGCGTCCAGGTCACTCCCGGCGACGGCGACGAGAGCGCGGAGATCGGCCTGACCGGCCTTCCGTCCGGTGTCAGCTGCGCCTCGGGCTGCGGCCAGATCAACTTCCCGCCGGGGAACAACAGGCCGCGGACGCAACTGCTCACCATCCGCGCCAGCGACAACGCGCAGGACGCCAACGCCTCGGTCACGGTGCAGGTCCGGCCCAGCAACTCCGACCCGGCCACCGGCAACTTCCAGCTGGCGGTCAAGGGCAAGGTCGAGGCGCCGCAGCAGCCGCAGACCGTCAAGACGGTCTCCGGCAAGGTGGTCAACGCCGACGGCGACCCGATCGAGGGCGCCCTGGTCATGCTCCGTGACAGCGCGGGCAAGGAGCGCCGCACCAACACCAGCGGCAACGGCAACTTCAGCTTCAGCGGCTCCGACTCCAACCCGATCGCGCCCGGCCGGATCGACCTCGGCGCCTCCACCGACGGCGCCTCGCCCGTCGCCCGGTCGATAAACGCGAACGCCGGCCAGTCGGTGACCGGCGTACGGCTCAGCATCCAGCTGCGGGCGTCGGCTAGCCCGAGCGCCACCCCGTCGGCGAGTGAGTCCGCTCCGCCGTCCGAGGAGCCGCTCGACGAGGAGGCGACCGACACCCCGTCGGCGGAGGCGCCCGCCGCGCAGCAGCCGGCCGCGAACGAGGACTCCGGCGGCTTCGGCTCCTGGCTGCTCATCCTGCTCGGCGGCCTCTTCGTCGCCGTCGGCGTGGGCACCATCGTGCTGCTCTACATGCGCCGCAAGAACGAGGGCGACGACGACGGCGACGGTCCTGGTGGGCCGACCGGTCCGGGTGGCCCGGGTGGCGCCGCTGCGGCCGGCGCGATCCCGGCGGCCCGGGGCGCGTACCACGGCACCGACGACCAGACCCGGGTGGTGAACGGCATGGGCGCCGGGCCGTCCGCGACGATGGTCGGCGGCCCCTCGATCAGCGACGCCCCCACCATGCTCCAGCGGCCGGTGGTGGACGACGTCCCGCCGGACCCGTACGGCGCCCCGCCCGGCCCGTCCTACGGCGTCGGCGGTGGCCAGGGCGGTTACGGCTACGGCGACGACGCACCGGGCCAGGGTGGTTACGGCGGCGCGGGCGGCTACGGCAACGCGCCCTCCTCGGGCGGCGGCTACGGCAACGGCCCCTCCTCCGGTGCCGGCTACGGCAGCCCGGACTACGCCGCCGGTGCCGGGGCGGCCGGCGCGGCCGGTTACGCGGCTCAGGGCGGCGGCTACGGCAACGAACGCTTCGACGAGCCGACCGGCCGCTACACCGGTGACAGCACGCAGTACGCGCCGGCGGCCGACCCGTACCCGACCAGCACCTACCAGCCGGAGCAGGAGCGCGGCTACGACCAGGCCGGCTCGGCCCCGTACGGCCGTGGCGCGGAGCAGGGCGACGGCTACGGCGCGGCCGGTGGCTACGGCGGCGCCGCCTCGGGCGGCTACGACAACGGCGCGACCGGCGGGTACGACAACGGTGGTCAGCGGGGCGGATACGGCGAGCCCACCGGCGCCTACGGCAACGCCGCGGGCGGTGGCTACGGCGACAACCCGACCGGTGGCTACGGCGACGCCCCTGCGTACGGCGGCGGCCGGACGGCGGGCGGCGGCTACGGCGACGCGCCGGCCAGCGGGTACGACAACGCCCCCGCGGGTGGCTACGGCGACGCCCCGGCCGGCGGCTACGACGGCGGTCGCGCGGCAGGCGGCGGATACGGCGACGCGCCCGCAGGCGGCTACGACAACCCCGGTGGCTACGACAGCCGGTCGCAGGGTGGCTACGACAGCAACGCGACCGGTGGCTACGACAACGGTCGTCAGCAGGGCGGCTACGGCGACGCGCCGGCCGGTGGATACGGCAACGCCGGTGGCGGTTACGACGGCGGTCACCAGTCGGGCGGCTACGGCCAGCAGGGCGGCGGGTACGGCGACGGCTACGGCCAGGCCCCGCAGGGTGGTTACGGCCAGCAGGGCGGCTACGGTCAGGAGCCGCCGCAGCAGCGCGGGGGCGGCTACGACAACGGCTACCCCAACGACCCGGCGCAGGCGGGTCGCGCCCGCCCGGACGGGCAGGCGGACCGGGGCGGGCGACGCCTCGACTGGCTGGACGACTGA
- the purL gene encoding phosphoribosylformylglycinamidine synthase subunit PurL, giving the protein MTTHPDPALREAQGVVPQAGPTDDWALGVDTVPRAADTPEELQPYAELGLRDDEYDRIRHILGRRPTQAELAMYSIMWSEHCSYKSSKVHLRQFGEKAPPSDRLLAGIGENAGVVQVSDELAVTFKVESHNHPSFVEPYQGAATGVGGIVRDILAMGARPVAVMDPLRFGAADHPDTARVLPGVVAGVGGYGNCLGLPNIGGEVVFDPCYQGNPLVNALCLGVLPVDRLQKKDATGPGNIVVLMGAKTGRDGIGGVSVLASATFDEGSEQRRPSVQVGDPFMEKLLIEACLELYDAELVVGIQDLGGAGLTCALTETAASAGTGMRVWLERVPLREPSMEPHEILASESQERMLLVVSPDKLDAVLKTAEKWGVWATAIGEVTAPSPDGQPGRLVVTWRDQLVVDVPPGSLVDDGPVYARPMREPADLILLQADRAETLPRPSTPEALRETVLRMIASPNLADKTWVTEQYDRYVLGNTVLAQPEDSGVIRIDERSGLGVALSVDGNGRYARLDPYHGTKLALAEAYRNVAVTGAKPIAVTNCLNFGSPEDPGVMWQFAEAVRGLADGCLELGIPVTGGNVSFYNQTGAAAIHPTPVVGVLGVLDDVADRVPMGFVPRPAGDHDQLFLLGETHVELSGSEWAWVTHEHLGGIPPQVDLARERQLAELLAEAARVGHLSSAHDLSDGGLAQSLVESALRRGVGARVVVPEHFAGGSMPFVFLFSESAGRVLVSVPRGHEKAFTALCGERGVPWEFIGVTDPASGALEVHGQFRIGLDELREAHTDTLPRLFGAAEAARVEVAATRTGTTTVLPATAEQPVGVDPAAVDAEPIAKAGRDTPPADAEASAPAVEAASDAPDEAAQADATPTVDEAPAQDESAPADGSDGPASGEPAPGQR; this is encoded by the coding sequence ATGACCACCCATCCGGACCCGGCCCTGCGCGAAGCGCAGGGCGTGGTGCCGCAGGCCGGCCCGACCGACGACTGGGCGCTGGGCGTGGACACCGTTCCCCGGGCCGCCGACACCCCGGAGGAGCTTCAGCCGTACGCCGAGCTGGGCCTCCGCGACGACGAGTACGACCGGATCCGGCACATCCTCGGCCGCCGGCCCACCCAGGCCGAGCTGGCCATGTACTCGATCATGTGGAGCGAGCACTGCTCCTACAAGTCGAGCAAGGTGCACCTGCGCCAGTTCGGCGAGAAGGCACCGCCGAGCGACCGGCTGCTCGCCGGCATCGGAGAGAACGCCGGCGTGGTTCAGGTCTCCGACGAGCTGGCGGTGACCTTCAAGGTCGAGTCGCACAACCACCCGAGCTTCGTCGAGCCGTACCAGGGTGCGGCGACCGGCGTCGGCGGCATCGTCCGCGACATCCTCGCCATGGGCGCCCGCCCGGTCGCCGTGATGGACCCGCTGCGCTTCGGCGCGGCCGACCACCCGGACACCGCCCGCGTCCTGCCCGGCGTGGTCGCCGGTGTCGGCGGCTACGGCAACTGCCTGGGCCTGCCCAACATCGGCGGCGAGGTCGTCTTCGACCCTTGCTACCAGGGCAACCCGCTGGTGAACGCGCTCTGCCTGGGCGTGCTGCCGGTCGACCGGCTGCAGAAGAAGGACGCCACCGGCCCCGGCAACATCGTGGTGCTGATGGGCGCCAAGACCGGCCGCGACGGCATCGGCGGCGTGTCCGTGCTGGCGAGCGCCACCTTCGACGAGGGCAGCGAGCAGCGCCGCCCGTCCGTGCAGGTGGGCGACCCCTTCATGGAGAAGCTGCTCATCGAGGCGTGCCTGGAGCTGTACGACGCCGAACTGGTCGTCGGCATCCAGGACCTCGGCGGCGCCGGCCTGACCTGCGCCCTCACCGAGACCGCCGCCTCCGCCGGCACCGGCATGCGGGTGTGGCTGGAGCGGGTGCCGCTGCGCGAGCCGTCGATGGAGCCGCACGAGATCCTGGCCAGCGAGTCCCAGGAGCGGATGCTGCTCGTCGTCTCGCCGGACAAGCTCGACGCGGTGCTCAAGACCGCCGAGAAGTGGGGCGTCTGGGCCACCGCCATCGGCGAGGTCACCGCGCCGTCGCCGGACGGCCAGCCGGGCCGCCTGGTCGTCACCTGGCGCGATCAGCTCGTGGTGGACGTGCCGCCGGGCTCGCTCGTCGACGACGGTCCGGTGTACGCCCGGCCGATGCGTGAGCCGGCCGACCTGATCCTGCTCCAGGCCGACCGCGCCGAGACGCTGCCCCGGCCGAGCACCCCGGAGGCGCTCCGGGAGACCGTGCTGCGCATGATCGCGTCGCCGAACCTGGCCGACAAGACCTGGGTCACCGAGCAGTACGACAGGTACGTGCTCGGCAACACCGTCCTCGCCCAGCCGGAGGACTCCGGCGTGATCCGGATCGACGAGCGCAGCGGCCTCGGTGTCGCGCTCTCCGTCGACGGCAACGGCCGGTACGCCCGCCTCGACCCCTACCACGGGACGAAGCTGGCGCTGGCCGAGGCGTACCGGAACGTGGCGGTGACCGGCGCGAAGCCGATCGCGGTGACCAACTGCCTGAACTTCGGCTCGCCGGAGGACCCGGGCGTGATGTGGCAGTTCGCCGAGGCCGTGCGCGGCCTGGCGGACGGCTGCCTGGAGCTGGGCATCCCGGTGACCGGCGGCAACGTCAGCTTCTACAACCAGACCGGCGCCGCGGCCATCCACCCGACCCCGGTGGTCGGCGTGCTGGGCGTGCTCGACGACGTCGCCGACCGCGTGCCGATGGGCTTCGTACCGCGCCCGGCCGGCGACCACGACCAGCTGTTCCTGCTGGGCGAGACGCACGTCGAGCTGTCCGGCTCGGAGTGGGCCTGGGTGACGCACGAGCACCTTGGCGGCATCCCGCCGCAGGTCGACCTGGCCCGTGAGCGGCAGCTCGCCGAGCTGCTGGCCGAGGCGGCCCGGGTCGGGCACCTCAGCTCCGCGCACGACCTGTCCGACGGCGGTCTGGCGCAGAGCCTGGTCGAGTCGGCCCTGCGCCGCGGCGTGGGCGCCCGGGTCGTGGTGCCGGAGCACTTCGCCGGTGGCTCGATGCCGTTCGTCTTCCTGTTCAGCGAGTCCGCCGGCCGCGTGCTGGTGTCGGTGCCGCGTGGCCACGAGAAGGCGTTCACCGCCCTCTGCGGCGAGCGCGGCGTGCCGTGGGAGTTCATCGGCGTCACCGACCCGGCCTCCGGCGCGCTCGAGGTGCACGGCCAGTTCCGGATCGGCCTCGACGAGCTGCGCGAGGCGCACACCGATACGCTCCCGCGCCTGTTCGGCGCCGCCGAGGCGGCCCGGGTGGAGGTGGCGGCGACCCGTACCGGGACCACCACTGTGCTTCCGGCCACGGCCGAGCAGCCGGTCGGGGTGGACCCGGCCGCTGTCGACGCCGAGCCGATCGCCAAGGCCGGTCGGGACACCCCGCCGGCCGACGCCGAGGCGTCCGCGCCCGCTGTCGAGGCGGCCTCCGACGCGCCGGACGAGGCCGCGCAGGCCGACGCGACGCCGACCGTCGACGAAGCCCCGGCCCAGGACGAGTCGGCGCCTGCCGACGGGTCCGACGGTCCGGCTTCCGGTGAGCCGGCGCCGGGTCAGCGCTGA